The Linepithema humile isolate Giens D197 chromosome 2, Lhum_UNIL_v1.0, whole genome shotgun sequence genome has a segment encoding these proteins:
- the kcc gene encoding solute carrier family 12 member 4 isoform X4: MSEGTPKSQTKIVVPDGSPARPQAGDGGGAGGDGDPIVGSTNSEKKSGYETNLYLYSEEMEDRPRISTLLNSLASYTNTIPAPTDPDSKSAPAAGGGARMGTLIGVYLPCIQNIFGVILFIRLTWVVGTAGALQGFFIVLCCCCVTMLTAISMSAIATNGKVPAGGSYFMISRSLGPEFGGAVGMLFYTGTTLAAAMYIIGAVEIVLTYMAPSLSIFGDFTKDANIMYNNFRVYGTILLMIMGTIVFVGVKFVNKFATVALACVILSIIAVYVGLFVNINGNESLKLCVLGRRLLKDLNVATDCNKNVSGVLHRLYCGNSTRQQQCDPYYLQNNLTVMNGIRGLASGVFLENVWDSYQEEGQLIVYGSDPKDMDVLSGSSFNQVQVDLTTTFTILIGIFFPSVTGIMAGSNRSGDLADAQKSIPIGTICAILTTSTVYLSTVLLFAGTVDNLLLRDKFGQSIGGKLVVANMAWPNQWVILIGSFLSTLGAGLQSLTGAPRLLQAIARDGIIPFLSPFATSSSRGEPTRALVLTVLICQCGILLGNVDYLAPLLSMFFLMCYGFVNLACALQTLLRTPNWRPRFKYYHWSLSFLGLALCIAIMFMTSWYYALLAMGMAGCIYKYIEYRGAEKEWGDGIRGLALSAARYSLLRLEEGPPHTKNWRPQILILAKLTDDLVPKYRKLFAFANQLKAGKGLTISVSCISGDYTQNSGEALAAKQSLKKTATEEKVKGFVDVLVVRNIVDGLSSLVQTTGLGGLKPNTVILGWPYGWRQSEEERTWRVFLQTVRSVQAAKMALLVPKGINFFPDSSEKIIGNIDVWWIVHDGGLLMLLPFLLKQHRTWKNCKMRIFTVAQMEDNSIQMKKDLKKFLYDLRIEAEVEIVEMTNTDISAYTYERTLIMEQRNQMLRELQLNKKQSLGVVQSLVDFNEVPAEEKLPLVQAIVDHHHNVDAKIPTKVRFQEPGNQSTNVTDDTKEKLMQDGESNNKEDAAEESSEKEEVKENKEEEAKLISGSPKAENKENAEKEVKENNVQENKSQSPEVKKPTITPDEGDVRRMHTSLKLNEVIRKMSSEAQLVILNLPGPPRDTKMERESNYMEFLEVLTEGLERVLMVRGSGREVITIYS, encoded by the exons ATGAGCGAGGGCACGCCGAAGTCGCAGACCAAGATCGTCGTGCCCGACGGTTCGCCAGCCCGTCCGCAAGCTG GCGATGGAGGCGGCGCCGGCGGAGATGGCGATCCTATCGTCGGCAGCACCAATTCCGAGAAGAAGTCAGGATATGAGACCAATCTGTATCTCTACAGT GAGGAGATGGAGGATCGGCCGCGTATCTCGACGCTGCTCAACAGCTTGGCCAGCTATACTAACACCATCCCCGCCCCGACCGACCCGGACAGCAAGTCGGCTCCGGCCGCGGGGGGTGGAGCGCGGATGGGCACCCTCATAGGTGTCTACCTGCCGTGTATTCAGAATATCTTTGGCGTGATCCTCTTTATCCGGCTGACGTGGGTGGTTGGCACGGCTGGCGCTCTTCAGGGCTTCTTCATCGTGCTCTGCTGTTGTTGCGTT ACAATGCTAACGGCGATCAGTATGAGTGCTATCGCTACCAACGGCAAGGTGCCGGCCGGCGGTTCTTACTTCATGATATCGAGAAGCTTAGGCCCGGAATTCGGCGGCGCAGTGGGTATGCTGTTTTACACCGGCACCACTTTGGCCGCCGCGATGTACATCATCGGTGCCGTGGAGATCGTCCTc ACTTACATGGCGCCGTCACTCAGCATATTTGGCGACTTCACGAAAGACGCCAACATTATGTACAATAACTTCCGAGTGTACGGCACGATCTTGCTAATGATAATGGGTACAATTGTCTTCGTGGGCGTGAAGTTTGTGAACAAGTTCGCCACGGTTGCGCTGGCCTGCGTCATTTTGTCCATCATTGCAGTCTACGTGGGACTCTTCGTGAACATCAATGGCAACGAATCTCTGAA ATTGTGCGTGCTTGGTAGAAGGCTGTTAAAGGACCTCAACGTCGCAActgattgcaataaaaatgttagcGGTGTTTTACACCGGCTTTATTGCGGCAACAGCACGAGACAACAACAATGCGACCCGTATTACCTGCAGAACAATCTAACCGTCATGAATGGCATTCGCGGTTTGGCCAGCGGCGTATTCCTAG AGAACGTATGGGACAGCTACCAAGAGGAGGGTCAGTTAATCGTTTACGGAAGCGACCCGAAGGACATGGATGTTCTGTCGGGATCCAGCTTCAATCAGGTCCAAGTCGATCTCACCACGACTTTCACTATTCTCATCGGTATATTCTTCCCTTCCGTAACAG GCATCATGGCGGGCTCCAATCGATCCGGCGATCTGGCGGACGCTCAGAAATCCATCCCGATCGGTACAATTTGCGCGATCCTGACCACCTCTACCGTCTACCTGTCCACCGTCTTACTCTTCGCCGGCACCGTTGACAACCTGCTACTACGCGACAAGTTTGGTCAGAGTATTGGCGGCAAGCTCGTGGTAGCGAACATGGCATGGCCGAATCAATGGGTGATTCTGATCGGTTCGTTTCTGTCCACCTTGGGCGCGGGCCTCCAATCGTTGACGGGAGCGCCGCGGCTGCTGCAAGCGATCGCCAGGGATGGCATCATTCCTTTCCTGAGCCCGTTTGCCACGAGTTCCAGCCGGGGCGAGCCCACCCGTGCCCTGGTGCTCACCGTGTTGATCTGCCAATGCGGCATCCTGCTCGGCAACGTGGACTACCTGGCGCCGCTGCTGTCCATGTTCTTCCTCATGTGCTACGGCTTCGTGAACCTCGCTTGCGCTCTGCAAACTCTGCTGCGCACGCCCAACTGGCGACCCCGCTTCAAGTACTATCACTGGAGCCTATCGTTTCTCGGCTTGGCGCTCTGCATCGCCATCATGTTCATGACTAGCTGGTACTACGCGCTGCTGGCGATGGGCATGGCCGGCTGTATCTACAAGTACATCGAGTACCGCGGCGCCGAGAAGGAATGGGGTGACGGTATTCGTGGTCTGGCGCTCTCCGCGGCCAGGTACTCGCTGCTCAGACTCGAGGAGGGCCCGCCGCACACGAAGAACTGGCGTCCGCAGATCCTGATTCTCGCCAAGCTCACCGACGACCTGGTGCCCAAGTACCGCAAACTCTTCGCTTTCGCCAACCAGCTGAAGGCCGGTAAAGGTCTCACCATCAGCGTCAGCTGTATCTCCGGCGACTACACGCAGAACTCGGGCGAGGCGCTGGCAGCCAAGCAAAGTCTCAAGAAAACCGCGACGGAGGAGAAGGTGAAGGGTTTCGTGGATGTTCTCGTGGTGAGAAACATCGTCGACGGACTGAGCTCGCTGGTACAAACCACCGGGCTCGGCGGTCTGAAGCCAAACACGGTGATACTAGGCTGGCCGTACGGCTGGAGGCAATCCGAAGAGGAGAGAACCTGGCGAGTCTTCCTGCAGACTGTCAGGAGCGTCCAGGCTGCCAAGATGGCACTGCTGGTACCCAAAGGCATAAACTTCTTCCCGGATTCCAGCGAGAAGATAATCGGCAACATCGACGTCTGGTGGATCGTGCACGACGGTGGCTTGCTGATGCTGCTGCCATTCCTGTTGAAGCAGCATCGCACTTGGAAGAACTGTAAGATGAGGATCTTCACAGTCGCGCAGATGGAGGACAACTCGATACAGATGAAGAAAGACCTGAAGAAGTTTCTTTACGACCTGAGGATTGAGGCGGAGGTTGAAATCGTCGAAATG ACGAATACCGACATCTCTGCGTACACGTACGAGCGTACCTTGATTATGGAACAGAGGAACCAGATGCTCCGTGAATTACAATTGAACAAGAAGCAATCATTAGGAGTG GTGCAGTCATTGGTGGACTTCAACGAGGTACCCGCCGAGGAAAAATTACCTCTG GTGCAGGCGATCGTAGATCATCATCACAATGTGGACGCCAAAATACCGACGAAGGTGAGATTCCAGGAACCGGGTAATCAGAGCACAAACGTGACCGATGACACAAAGGAGAAGCTGATGCAGGATGGCGAATCGAACAATAAGGAGGACGCTGCCGAGGAGTCGAGCGAGAAAGAAGAAGTTAAGGAGaacaaagaagaagaagcgaaGCTGATCAGTGGTTCGCCCAAGgcggaaaataaagaaaatgcgGAGAAGGAAGTGAAGGAGAACAACGTGCAGGAAAATAAGAGCCAAAGTCCGGAAGTTAAGAAACCCACAATTACACC CGACGAGGGTGACGTGAGGCGTATGCACACCTCGTTGAAGTTGAACGAGGTGATTCGCAAAATGAGTAGCGAAGCACAGCTGGTTATTCTGAATCTTCCTGGACCACCGCGGGACACGAAGATGGAGCGTGAATCTAATT ATATGGAATTCCTCGAGGTGCTCACCGAAGGCTTGGAGAGGGTACTGATGGTGCGGGGTAGCGGACGCGAAGTGATCACCATCTACTCGTGA
- the kcc gene encoding solute carrier family 12 member 4 isoform X2, giving the protein MERFRVTPASNAVHYTKQPPLRDYDQPLNGTQLEHLVAISTSACDGGGAGGDGDPIVGSTNSEKKSGYETNLYLYSEEMEDRPRISTLLNSLASYTNTIPAPTDPDSKSAPAAGGGARMGTLIGVYLPCIQNIFGVILFIRLTWVVGTAGALQGFFIVLCCCCVTMLTAISMSAIATNGKVPAGGSYFMISRSLGPEFGGAVGMLFYTGTTLAAAMYIIGAVEIVLTYMAPSLSIFGDFTKDANIMYNNFRVYGTILLMIMGTIVFVGVKFVNKFATVALACVILSIIAVYVGLFVNINGNESLKLCVLGRRLLKDLNVATDCNKNVSGVLHRLYCGNSTRQQQCDPYYLQNNLTVMNGIRGLASGVFLENVWDSYQEEGQLIVYGSDPKDMDVLSGSSFNQVQVDLTTTFTILIGIFFPSVTGIMAGSNRSGDLADAQKSIPIGTICAILTTSTVYLSTVLLFAGTVDNLLLRDKFGQSIGGKLVVANMAWPNQWVILIGSFLSTLGAGLQSLTGAPRLLQAIARDGIIPFLSPFATSSSRGEPTRALVLTVLICQCGILLGNVDYLAPLLSMFFLMCYGFVNLACALQTLLRTPNWRPRFKYYHWSLSFLGLALCIAIMFMTSWYYALLAMGMAGCIYKYIEYRGAEKEWGDGIRGLALSAARYSLLRLEEGPPHTKNWRPQILILAKLTDDLVPKYRKLFAFANQLKAGKGLTISVSCISGDYTQNSGEALAAKQSLKKTATEEKVKGFVDVLVVRNIVDGLSSLVQTTGLGGLKPNTVILGWPYGWRQSEEERTWRVFLQTVRSVQAAKMALLVPKGINFFPDSSEKIIGNIDVWWIVHDGGLLMLLPFLLKQHRTWKNCKMRIFTVAQMEDNSIQMKKDLKKFLYDLRIEAEVEIVEMTNTDISAYTYERTLIMEQRNQMLRELQLNKKQSLGVVQSLVDFNEVQAIVDHHHNVDAKIPTKVRFQEPGNQSTNVTDDTKEKLMQDGESNNKEDAAEESSEKEEVKENKEEEAKLISGSPKAENKENAEKEVKENNVQENKSQSPEVKKPTITPDEGDVRRMHTSLKLNEVIRKMSSEAQLVILNLPGPPRDTKMERESNYMEFLEVLTEGLERVLMVRGSGREVITIYS; this is encoded by the exons GCGATGGAGGCGGCGCCGGCGGAGATGGCGATCCTATCGTCGGCAGCACCAATTCCGAGAAGAAGTCAGGATATGAGACCAATCTGTATCTCTACAGT GAGGAGATGGAGGATCGGCCGCGTATCTCGACGCTGCTCAACAGCTTGGCCAGCTATACTAACACCATCCCCGCCCCGACCGACCCGGACAGCAAGTCGGCTCCGGCCGCGGGGGGTGGAGCGCGGATGGGCACCCTCATAGGTGTCTACCTGCCGTGTATTCAGAATATCTTTGGCGTGATCCTCTTTATCCGGCTGACGTGGGTGGTTGGCACGGCTGGCGCTCTTCAGGGCTTCTTCATCGTGCTCTGCTGTTGTTGCGTT ACAATGCTAACGGCGATCAGTATGAGTGCTATCGCTACCAACGGCAAGGTGCCGGCCGGCGGTTCTTACTTCATGATATCGAGAAGCTTAGGCCCGGAATTCGGCGGCGCAGTGGGTATGCTGTTTTACACCGGCACCACTTTGGCCGCCGCGATGTACATCATCGGTGCCGTGGAGATCGTCCTc ACTTACATGGCGCCGTCACTCAGCATATTTGGCGACTTCACGAAAGACGCCAACATTATGTACAATAACTTCCGAGTGTACGGCACGATCTTGCTAATGATAATGGGTACAATTGTCTTCGTGGGCGTGAAGTTTGTGAACAAGTTCGCCACGGTTGCGCTGGCCTGCGTCATTTTGTCCATCATTGCAGTCTACGTGGGACTCTTCGTGAACATCAATGGCAACGAATCTCTGAA ATTGTGCGTGCTTGGTAGAAGGCTGTTAAAGGACCTCAACGTCGCAActgattgcaataaaaatgttagcGGTGTTTTACACCGGCTTTATTGCGGCAACAGCACGAGACAACAACAATGCGACCCGTATTACCTGCAGAACAATCTAACCGTCATGAATGGCATTCGCGGTTTGGCCAGCGGCGTATTCCTAG AGAACGTATGGGACAGCTACCAAGAGGAGGGTCAGTTAATCGTTTACGGAAGCGACCCGAAGGACATGGATGTTCTGTCGGGATCCAGCTTCAATCAGGTCCAAGTCGATCTCACCACGACTTTCACTATTCTCATCGGTATATTCTTCCCTTCCGTAACAG GCATCATGGCGGGCTCCAATCGATCCGGCGATCTGGCGGACGCTCAGAAATCCATCCCGATCGGTACAATTTGCGCGATCCTGACCACCTCTACCGTCTACCTGTCCACCGTCTTACTCTTCGCCGGCACCGTTGACAACCTGCTACTACGCGACAAGTTTGGTCAGAGTATTGGCGGCAAGCTCGTGGTAGCGAACATGGCATGGCCGAATCAATGGGTGATTCTGATCGGTTCGTTTCTGTCCACCTTGGGCGCGGGCCTCCAATCGTTGACGGGAGCGCCGCGGCTGCTGCAAGCGATCGCCAGGGATGGCATCATTCCTTTCCTGAGCCCGTTTGCCACGAGTTCCAGCCGGGGCGAGCCCACCCGTGCCCTGGTGCTCACCGTGTTGATCTGCCAATGCGGCATCCTGCTCGGCAACGTGGACTACCTGGCGCCGCTGCTGTCCATGTTCTTCCTCATGTGCTACGGCTTCGTGAACCTCGCTTGCGCTCTGCAAACTCTGCTGCGCACGCCCAACTGGCGACCCCGCTTCAAGTACTATCACTGGAGCCTATCGTTTCTCGGCTTGGCGCTCTGCATCGCCATCATGTTCATGACTAGCTGGTACTACGCGCTGCTGGCGATGGGCATGGCCGGCTGTATCTACAAGTACATCGAGTACCGCGGCGCCGAGAAGGAATGGGGTGACGGTATTCGTGGTCTGGCGCTCTCCGCGGCCAGGTACTCGCTGCTCAGACTCGAGGAGGGCCCGCCGCACACGAAGAACTGGCGTCCGCAGATCCTGATTCTCGCCAAGCTCACCGACGACCTGGTGCCCAAGTACCGCAAACTCTTCGCTTTCGCCAACCAGCTGAAGGCCGGTAAAGGTCTCACCATCAGCGTCAGCTGTATCTCCGGCGACTACACGCAGAACTCGGGCGAGGCGCTGGCAGCCAAGCAAAGTCTCAAGAAAACCGCGACGGAGGAGAAGGTGAAGGGTTTCGTGGATGTTCTCGTGGTGAGAAACATCGTCGACGGACTGAGCTCGCTGGTACAAACCACCGGGCTCGGCGGTCTGAAGCCAAACACGGTGATACTAGGCTGGCCGTACGGCTGGAGGCAATCCGAAGAGGAGAGAACCTGGCGAGTCTTCCTGCAGACTGTCAGGAGCGTCCAGGCTGCCAAGATGGCACTGCTGGTACCCAAAGGCATAAACTTCTTCCCGGATTCCAGCGAGAAGATAATCGGCAACATCGACGTCTGGTGGATCGTGCACGACGGTGGCTTGCTGATGCTGCTGCCATTCCTGTTGAAGCAGCATCGCACTTGGAAGAACTGTAAGATGAGGATCTTCACAGTCGCGCAGATGGAGGACAACTCGATACAGATGAAGAAAGACCTGAAGAAGTTTCTTTACGACCTGAGGATTGAGGCGGAGGTTGAAATCGTCGAAATG ACGAATACCGACATCTCTGCGTACACGTACGAGCGTACCTTGATTATGGAACAGAGGAACCAGATGCTCCGTGAATTACAATTGAACAAGAAGCAATCATTAGGAGTG GTGCAGTCATTGGTGGACTTCAACGAG GTGCAGGCGATCGTAGATCATCATCACAATGTGGACGCCAAAATACCGACGAAGGTGAGATTCCAGGAACCGGGTAATCAGAGCACAAACGTGACCGATGACACAAAGGAGAAGCTGATGCAGGATGGCGAATCGAACAATAAGGAGGACGCTGCCGAGGAGTCGAGCGAGAAAGAAGAAGTTAAGGAGaacaaagaagaagaagcgaaGCTGATCAGTGGTTCGCCCAAGgcggaaaataaagaaaatgcgGAGAAGGAAGTGAAGGAGAACAACGTGCAGGAAAATAAGAGCCAAAGTCCGGAAGTTAAGAAACCCACAATTACACC CGACGAGGGTGACGTGAGGCGTATGCACACCTCGTTGAAGTTGAACGAGGTGATTCGCAAAATGAGTAGCGAAGCACAGCTGGTTATTCTGAATCTTCCTGGACCACCGCGGGACACGAAGATGGAGCGTGAATCTAATT ATATGGAATTCCTCGAGGTGCTCACCGAAGGCTTGGAGAGGGTACTGATGGTGCGGGGTAGCGGACGCGAAGTGATCACCATCTACTCGTGA
- the kcc gene encoding solute carrier family 12 member 4 isoform X5: MSASGAIPLILAKKEQVVEGDGGGAGGDGDPIVGSTNSEKKSGYETNLYLYSEEMEDRPRISTLLNSLASYTNTIPAPTDPDSKSAPAAGGGARMGTLIGVYLPCIQNIFGVILFIRLTWVVGTAGALQGFFIVLCCCCVTMLTAISMSAIATNGKVPAGGSYFMISRSLGPEFGGAVGMLFYTGTTLAAAMYIIGAVEIVLTYMAPSLSIFGDFTKDANIMYNNFRVYGTILLMIMGTIVFVGVKFVNKFATVALACVILSIIAVYVGLFVNINGNESLKLCVLGRRLLKDLNVATDCNKNVSGVLHRLYCGNSTRQQQCDPYYLQNNLTVMNGIRGLASGVFLENVWDSYQEEGQLIVYGSDPKDMDVLSGSSFNQVQVDLTTTFTILIGIFFPSVTGIMAGSNRSGDLADAQKSIPIGTICAILTTSTVYLSTVLLFAGTVDNLLLRDKFGQSIGGKLVVANMAWPNQWVILIGSFLSTLGAGLQSLTGAPRLLQAIARDGIIPFLSPFATSSSRGEPTRALVLTVLICQCGILLGNVDYLAPLLSMFFLMCYGFVNLACALQTLLRTPNWRPRFKYYHWSLSFLGLALCIAIMFMTSWYYALLAMGMAGCIYKYIEYRGAEKEWGDGIRGLALSAARYSLLRLEEGPPHTKNWRPQILILAKLTDDLVPKYRKLFAFANQLKAGKGLTISVSCISGDYTQNSGEALAAKQSLKKTATEEKVKGFVDVLVVRNIVDGLSSLVQTTGLGGLKPNTVILGWPYGWRQSEEERTWRVFLQTVRSVQAAKMALLVPKGINFFPDSSEKIIGNIDVWWIVHDGGLLMLLPFLLKQHRTWKNCKMRIFTVAQMEDNSIQMKKDLKKFLYDLRIEAEVEIVEMTNTDISAYTYERTLIMEQRNQMLRELQLNKKQSLGVVQSLVDFNEVPAEEKLPLVQAIVDHHHNVDAKIPTKVRFQEPGNQSTNVTDDTKEKLMQDGESNNKEDAAEESSEKEEVKENKEEEAKLISGSPKAENKENAEKEVKENNVQENKSQSPEVKKPTITPDEGDVRRMHTSLKLNEVIRKMSSEAQLVILNLPGPPRDTKMERESNYMEFLEVLTEGLERVLMVRGSGREVITIYS, from the exons GCGATGGAGGCGGCGCCGGCGGAGATGGCGATCCTATCGTCGGCAGCACCAATTCCGAGAAGAAGTCAGGATATGAGACCAATCTGTATCTCTACAGT GAGGAGATGGAGGATCGGCCGCGTATCTCGACGCTGCTCAACAGCTTGGCCAGCTATACTAACACCATCCCCGCCCCGACCGACCCGGACAGCAAGTCGGCTCCGGCCGCGGGGGGTGGAGCGCGGATGGGCACCCTCATAGGTGTCTACCTGCCGTGTATTCAGAATATCTTTGGCGTGATCCTCTTTATCCGGCTGACGTGGGTGGTTGGCACGGCTGGCGCTCTTCAGGGCTTCTTCATCGTGCTCTGCTGTTGTTGCGTT ACAATGCTAACGGCGATCAGTATGAGTGCTATCGCTACCAACGGCAAGGTGCCGGCCGGCGGTTCTTACTTCATGATATCGAGAAGCTTAGGCCCGGAATTCGGCGGCGCAGTGGGTATGCTGTTTTACACCGGCACCACTTTGGCCGCCGCGATGTACATCATCGGTGCCGTGGAGATCGTCCTc ACTTACATGGCGCCGTCACTCAGCATATTTGGCGACTTCACGAAAGACGCCAACATTATGTACAATAACTTCCGAGTGTACGGCACGATCTTGCTAATGATAATGGGTACAATTGTCTTCGTGGGCGTGAAGTTTGTGAACAAGTTCGCCACGGTTGCGCTGGCCTGCGTCATTTTGTCCATCATTGCAGTCTACGTGGGACTCTTCGTGAACATCAATGGCAACGAATCTCTGAA ATTGTGCGTGCTTGGTAGAAGGCTGTTAAAGGACCTCAACGTCGCAActgattgcaataaaaatgttagcGGTGTTTTACACCGGCTTTATTGCGGCAACAGCACGAGACAACAACAATGCGACCCGTATTACCTGCAGAACAATCTAACCGTCATGAATGGCATTCGCGGTTTGGCCAGCGGCGTATTCCTAG AGAACGTATGGGACAGCTACCAAGAGGAGGGTCAGTTAATCGTTTACGGAAGCGACCCGAAGGACATGGATGTTCTGTCGGGATCCAGCTTCAATCAGGTCCAAGTCGATCTCACCACGACTTTCACTATTCTCATCGGTATATTCTTCCCTTCCGTAACAG GCATCATGGCGGGCTCCAATCGATCCGGCGATCTGGCGGACGCTCAGAAATCCATCCCGATCGGTACAATTTGCGCGATCCTGACCACCTCTACCGTCTACCTGTCCACCGTCTTACTCTTCGCCGGCACCGTTGACAACCTGCTACTACGCGACAAGTTTGGTCAGAGTATTGGCGGCAAGCTCGTGGTAGCGAACATGGCATGGCCGAATCAATGGGTGATTCTGATCGGTTCGTTTCTGTCCACCTTGGGCGCGGGCCTCCAATCGTTGACGGGAGCGCCGCGGCTGCTGCAAGCGATCGCCAGGGATGGCATCATTCCTTTCCTGAGCCCGTTTGCCACGAGTTCCAGCCGGGGCGAGCCCACCCGTGCCCTGGTGCTCACCGTGTTGATCTGCCAATGCGGCATCCTGCTCGGCAACGTGGACTACCTGGCGCCGCTGCTGTCCATGTTCTTCCTCATGTGCTACGGCTTCGTGAACCTCGCTTGCGCTCTGCAAACTCTGCTGCGCACGCCCAACTGGCGACCCCGCTTCAAGTACTATCACTGGAGCCTATCGTTTCTCGGCTTGGCGCTCTGCATCGCCATCATGTTCATGACTAGCTGGTACTACGCGCTGCTGGCGATGGGCATGGCCGGCTGTATCTACAAGTACATCGAGTACCGCGGCGCCGAGAAGGAATGGGGTGACGGTATTCGTGGTCTGGCGCTCTCCGCGGCCAGGTACTCGCTGCTCAGACTCGAGGAGGGCCCGCCGCACACGAAGAACTGGCGTCCGCAGATCCTGATTCTCGCCAAGCTCACCGACGACCTGGTGCCCAAGTACCGCAAACTCTTCGCTTTCGCCAACCAGCTGAAGGCCGGTAAAGGTCTCACCATCAGCGTCAGCTGTATCTCCGGCGACTACACGCAGAACTCGGGCGAGGCGCTGGCAGCCAAGCAAAGTCTCAAGAAAACCGCGACGGAGGAGAAGGTGAAGGGTTTCGTGGATGTTCTCGTGGTGAGAAACATCGTCGACGGACTGAGCTCGCTGGTACAAACCACCGGGCTCGGCGGTCTGAAGCCAAACACGGTGATACTAGGCTGGCCGTACGGCTGGAGGCAATCCGAAGAGGAGAGAACCTGGCGAGTCTTCCTGCAGACTGTCAGGAGCGTCCAGGCTGCCAAGATGGCACTGCTGGTACCCAAAGGCATAAACTTCTTCCCGGATTCCAGCGAGAAGATAATCGGCAACATCGACGTCTGGTGGATCGTGCACGACGGTGGCTTGCTGATGCTGCTGCCATTCCTGTTGAAGCAGCATCGCACTTGGAAGAACTGTAAGATGAGGATCTTCACAGTCGCGCAGATGGAGGACAACTCGATACAGATGAAGAAAGACCTGAAGAAGTTTCTTTACGACCTGAGGATTGAGGCGGAGGTTGAAATCGTCGAAATG ACGAATACCGACATCTCTGCGTACACGTACGAGCGTACCTTGATTATGGAACAGAGGAACCAGATGCTCCGTGAATTACAATTGAACAAGAAGCAATCATTAGGAGTG GTGCAGTCATTGGTGGACTTCAACGAGGTACCCGCCGAGGAAAAATTACCTCTG GTGCAGGCGATCGTAGATCATCATCACAATGTGGACGCCAAAATACCGACGAAGGTGAGATTCCAGGAACCGGGTAATCAGAGCACAAACGTGACCGATGACACAAAGGAGAAGCTGATGCAGGATGGCGAATCGAACAATAAGGAGGACGCTGCCGAGGAGTCGAGCGAGAAAGAAGAAGTTAAGGAGaacaaagaagaagaagcgaaGCTGATCAGTGGTTCGCCCAAGgcggaaaataaagaaaatgcgGAGAAGGAAGTGAAGGAGAACAACGTGCAGGAAAATAAGAGCCAAAGTCCGGAAGTTAAGAAACCCACAATTACACC CGACGAGGGTGACGTGAGGCGTATGCACACCTCGTTGAAGTTGAACGAGGTGATTCGCAAAATGAGTAGCGAAGCACAGCTGGTTATTCTGAATCTTCCTGGACCACCGCGGGACACGAAGATGGAGCGTGAATCTAATT ATATGGAATTCCTCGAGGTGCTCACCGAAGGCTTGGAGAGGGTACTGATGGTGCGGGGTAGCGGACGCGAAGTGATCACCATCTACTCGTGA